From a single Clostridium isatidis genomic region:
- a CDS encoding ABC transporter ATP-binding protein produces MKEIIKVKDLSRYYGSKENKNVALNDINFSIEEGEFVSIMGPSGCGKSTLLYSIAGLDKPNKGSVIIDDTDIYNLNDKNLSEFRRSMIGFIFQFYNLVPNLTVEENILLPIVMAGKKVSSYKDELEDILNLVGLSEKRNHRPEELSGGQQQRVSIARAVISSPKIILADEATGNLDSKSGKTILELFKKINKEKGITILQVTHSEECAKYGERIIRLFDGKIIKDSQKIF; encoded by the coding sequence ATGAAAGAAATAATAAAAGTTAAAGATTTATCTAGATATTATGGAAGTAAAGAAAATAAAAATGTAGCATTAAATGATATAAATTTTTCAATTGAAGAAGGAGAATTTGTTTCTATAATGGGACCCTCCGGCTGTGGAAAAAGTACCTTGTTATATTCTATAGCAGGGCTTGACAAGCCAAATAAAGGAAGCGTGATCATTGATGATACTGATATTTATAATTTAAATGATAAAAACTTAAGTGAATTTAGGAGATCAATGATTGGCTTTATATTTCAATTTTATAATTTAGTTCCTAACTTAACAGTTGAAGAAAATATATTATTGCCAATTGTTATGGCAGGAAAAAAAGTAAGTTCTTATAAAGATGAATTAGAAGATATTTTAAATTTAGTTGGATTATCTGAAAAAAGAAATCATAGGCCGGAAGAACTTTCTGGAGGTCAGCAGCAAAGGGTAAGTATTGCAAGAGCAGTTATTTCATCACCTAAGATTATATTAGCAGATGAAGCTACTGGAAATTTAGATAGTAAATCAGGAAAAACAATTTTAGAGTTGTTTAAAAAAATAAATAAAGAAAAAGGAATTACTATTCTACAAGTAACACATTCTGAAGAATGTGCAAAATATGGAGAAAGAATAATTCGTTTATTTGATGGAAAAATAATAAAGGATTCTCAAAAGATATTTTAA
- the murQ gene encoding N-acetylmuramic acid 6-phosphate etherase, producing the protein MKKIDLDKLTTESRNPNTFDIDKLSTLEMVRKINNEDKKVAEAVEKELPNIAEAIDRISERMSKGGRLIYIGAGTSGRLGILDASECPPTYGVSEELVQGIIAGGKEAIFRAKEGAEDSKELAVEDLKSRNLNENDTVVGLAASGRTPYVIGGLNYANEIGALTISVSCNKDSEISKYAKIEIAPVVGPEVVTGSTRLKAGTAQKLVLNMLSTGVMIKQGKVYGNLMVDVKASNEKLVERAKRIVCEATGAEREEAERVLEETNYDVKLSILMIISGEGKDRAKEVLDINNGYIAKALSYIQNNK; encoded by the coding sequence ATGAAGAAAATAGACTTAGATAAATTAACCACGGAAAGTAGAAATCCTAATACATTTGATATAGATAAGCTTTCAACTCTTGAAATGGTTAGAAAAATAAATAATGAAGATAAAAAAGTAGCAGAAGCAGTAGAAAAAGAACTACCAAACATAGCTGAAGCAATAGATAGAATTTCAGAAAGAATGAGCAAAGGTGGAAGATTAATATATATCGGAGCTGGAACCTCAGGAAGACTTGGAATACTAGACGCTTCAGAATGTCCTCCAACTTATGGCGTATCAGAAGAGTTAGTTCAAGGAATAATAGCTGGTGGGAAGGAGGCAATATTTAGAGCTAAGGAAGGTGCAGAAGATTCTAAGGAACTAGCAGTTGAAGATTTAAAATCAAGAAACTTAAATGAAAATGATACTGTTGTTGGATTAGCTGCTTCAGGAAGAACACCTTATGTAATAGGCGGACTTAACTATGCAAATGAAATAGGAGCTTTAACTATTTCAGTAAGCTGCAATAAGGATTCAGAGATTTCAAAATATGCAAAAATTGAAATAGCACCAGTAGTTGGACCGGAAGTTGTTACAGGTTCTACAAGACTTAAAGCTGGTACAGCCCAAAAGCTTGTTTTAAATATGCTTTCAACAGGAGTAATGATAAAACAAGGTAAGGTATACGGAAATCTAATGGTTGATGTAAAGGCCAGCAATGAAAAGTTAGTAGAAAGAGCAAAAAGAATAGTTTGTGAAGCAACAGGCGCTGAAAGAGAAGAAGCGGAAAGGGTATTAGAGGAAACAAACTATGATGTTAAACTTTCCATTTTAATGATTATATCAGGAGAAGGAAAGGATAGGGCAAAAGAAGTCCTAGACATAAATAATGGCTATATAGCAAAAGCTTTATCATATATACAAAATAATAAATAA
- a CDS encoding AMP-binding protein — protein MENLKKSTIKEYLYNAAPKYNKDPIIKINLNNTIISKTYDAFINDVELFGSKIFCNKKHIALIGPVSYEWLVVFFGGMNSGNVIVPIDFNLSSEIIEELLIKADINMIFYDKQFKSKIEKLKEKNRYSIYELNNLNDFIKGINKKSLTSFEPEEDDTAIIAFTSGTTGFNKAVMLTHKNLVHNAICSVLLIGKDKFQPGDITVCILPLYHMLGITTTVLVPLLYGVTIGLPNNSIDFISNLKIFKPAYIVGVPMIAEGILKYLKAISKKYNYEIAEEKIIRNILGENLKLFISGGAHIEERIIIEYEKLGITLLNGYGITECSPVVSCNNIEKRKKDSVGVIAPKPFCEAKIHKGEIYIRGSIVCKGYYKDEESNNINFDGEWFKTGDLGYIDNEGFLYITGRKKNIIILKDGNNISPEQIEKMINEHYIVSNSLIKAEKLKNIELIKAYIYPDYNYAEEKGIKDIKMELSKIINEINSKLPNYMKVREIEILEENFELTGIGKIKRYMYL, from the coding sequence ATGGAAAATTTAAAAAAAAGTACAATTAAAGAGTATTTGTATAATGCAGCTCCAAAATACAATAAAGATCCAATAATAAAGATTAATTTAAATAATACTATAATAAGCAAAACTTATGATGCCTTCATTAATGATGTTGAATTGTTTGGTTCTAAAATATTTTGTAACAAAAAACATATTGCCCTAATAGGTCCAGTTAGTTATGAATGGTTAGTTGTATTTTTTGGAGGAATGAATAGTGGAAATGTAATTGTGCCAATTGATTTTAATTTAAGCAGTGAGATTATAGAAGAATTATTAATAAAAGCAGATATTAATATGATATTTTATGATAAGCAATTTAAATCTAAAATTGAAAAATTAAAAGAAAAAAACAGATATTCAATTTATGAGTTAAATAATTTAAATGATTTTATAAAAGGGATAAATAAGAAGTCCTTAACTTCTTTTGAACCTGAAGAAGATGATACTGCTATTATAGCCTTTACTTCTGGTACAACTGGCTTCAATAAAGCAGTAATGTTAACTCATAAAAATTTAGTTCATAATGCAATTTGTTCAGTTTTATTGATAGGAAAAGATAAATTTCAACCAGGTGATATTACAGTATGCATTTTACCTCTATACCATATGCTAGGAATAACAACTACTGTTTTAGTTCCATTATTATATGGAGTAACAATAGGCCTCCCAAATAACAGCATAGATTTCATTAGTAATTTAAAAATATTTAAACCTGCCTATATAGTTGGTGTTCCAATGATAGCAGAAGGAATTTTAAAGTACCTAAAGGCAATATCAAAAAAATATAATTATGAAATAGCAGAGGAAAAAATTATAAGGAATATACTTGGGGAAAATCTTAAACTATTTATTAGTGGAGGGGCACATATTGAAGAGAGGATAATAATTGAATATGAAAAATTAGGAATTACCTTATTAAATGGTTATGGTATAACAGAATGTTCTCCTGTAGTTTCATGTAATAATATTGAGAAGAGGAAGAAGGATTCTGTAGGTGTAATTGCTCCAAAGCCTTTTTGTGAAGCAAAAATTCATAAGGGTGAGATTTATATAAGGGGAAGTATAGTTTGCAAGGGATACTATAAAGATGAGGAAAGCAATAATATCAATTTTGATGGTGAATGGTTTAAAACTGGAGACCTAGGATATATTGATAATGAAGGTTTTCTTTATATTACAGGGCGTAAAAAAAATATTATCATATTAAAAGATGGAAACAATATTTCACCTGAGCAAATTGAGAAAATGATTAATGAACATTATATTGTATCAAATTCTCTTATTAAGGCTGAAAAGCTAAAAAATATCGAGCTAATCAAGGCTTATATTTATCCTGATTATAATTATGCTGAGGAAAAGGGAATAAAAGATATAAAGATGGAATTAAGCAAAATAATTAACGAAATAAATTCTAAGTTACCTAATTATATGAAAGTACGGGAAATTGAAATACTAGAAGAAAATTTTGAATTAACTGGGATAGGCAAAATTAAAAGATATATGTATTTATAA
- a CDS encoding radical SAM/SPASM domain-containing protein has protein sequence MIKYISVNEEISNAMTKCNNIKTAERLVRFFQKQDEKYTYDTDKSKYYINSFFPTFPSKAWERMVNGISEISNYNKRVPLQADIVVTGRCHCKCWHCFRAKHNKNDLTLDKIKEVMESLNNLGTSVVGITGGEPMLREDILEIIKAIPNEMEGHLYTTGYGITEEFAKNLKNSNITRCIISLDHYDEEIVCNSRNNENAYSDATNAVKLLAKNNIYTAVTVCINENLSDPDKLEKYFDFVKDLGASEIRIVMQIPQGKLENKNVGRIYAQNIDMVKSFKRKYNKKENFPTIVNFCEIESSNYFGCNAGANYIAINNDGYVTPCVAVPLSFGSVYENKLENIYNKMGKYFLESSKVCYGISSSRIIASEKIDTSSSPLSLNTSKNIAKKCAMATGKGELFHYCKTV, from the coding sequence ATGATAAAGTATATATCAGTTAATGAAGAAATCTCAAATGCAATGACAAAATGTAATAATATAAAAACAGCTGAAAGACTTGTACGCTTTTTTCAAAAGCAGGATGAGAAATATACTTATGATACTGATAAAAGTAAATACTATATAAATAGCTTTTTCCCTACTTTTCCTAGCAAGGCTTGGGAAAGAATGGTTAATGGAATATCAGAAATATCAAATTATAATAAGAGAGTCCCTTTGCAAGCAGATATAGTAGTGACAGGAAGATGTCATTGCAAGTGCTGGCATTGCTTTAGAGCAAAACATAATAAAAATGATTTAACTTTAGATAAGATAAAAGAAGTAATGGAAAGTCTTAATAATTTAGGCACATCGGTTGTTGGAATTACTGGAGGAGAGCCGATGTTAAGGGAAGATATATTAGAAATAATAAAAGCTATTCCTAATGAAATGGAAGGACATCTTTATACTACAGGTTATGGCATAACTGAAGAATTTGCAAAAAACTTAAAAAATTCAAATATAACAAGATGTATTATAAGCTTAGATCATTATGATGAAGAAATAGTATGCAATTCAAGAAACAATGAAAATGCTTATAGTGATGCAACTAATGCCGTAAAATTATTAGCAAAAAATAATATTTATACAGCGGTTACAGTGTGTATTAATGAGAATTTATCTGATCCAGATAAATTAGAAAAATATTTTGATTTTGTAAAGGACTTGGGAGCAAGTGAAATAAGAATTGTAATGCAAATACCACAAGGTAAGTTGGAAAATAAAAATGTTGGAAGAATATATGCTCAAAATATTGATATGGTAAAAAGCTTTAAAAGAAAATATAACAAAAAAGAAAACTTTCCAACAATAGTAAACTTCTGTGAAATTGAAAGTTCCAATTATTTTGGCTGCAATGCAGGAGCAAATTATATAGCAATTAATAATGATGGATATGTTACTCCTTGTGTAGCTGTTCCATTAAGTTTTGGAAGTGTTTATGAAAATAAATTAGAAAATATATATAACAAGATGGGAAAATATTTCTTAGAGTCAAGTAAAGTTTGTTATGGAATATCATCTAGTAGGATAATAGCTTCAGAAAAGATAGATACAAGTTCAAGTCCATTATCTTTAAATACATCTAAGAATATTGCAAAAAAATGTGCTATGGCTACGGGAAAGGGAGAATTATTCCATTATTGCAAAACAGTATAA
- a CDS encoding acyl carrier protein, translating to METTFEQVKKVISNYTDFSEDEIKEESRLTSDLGLTSFDLVCLSISVEDNFGIKLESKDFVAINTIKDLCNAINRYKGEAV from the coding sequence GTGGAGACAACCTTTGAACAAGTAAAAAAGGTAATATCAAATTACACAGACTTTTCAGAAGATGAAATAAAAGAGGAATCAAGATTAACAAGTGATTTGGGATTAACTTCATTTGATTTAGTTTGTTTATCAATTTCAGTAGAGGATAACTTTGGAATAAAGTTAGAAAGCAAAGATTTTGTAGCTATCAATACTATTAAAGATTTATGTAATGCTATAAATCGTTATAAGGGGGAAGCGGTATGA
- a CDS encoding ABC transporter permease produces MNIILRHISRNILENKFRSLLIIFSLIISTIVIYLNFNIKDDLVLQYKAVMEGSYKEYDIFITKNNVNNQTDAIYDMDTLDLSGMGVKEYFGVSRVLGLYSYNNSLINVYMYGTDIDLLEKENLISIDQNTNEYKEKGNIVISKNVAEYYNLDLNDKIKIKTNDEDMELTIAAIADIKGMYLQESGRIMAFTSRETLGEIYDRPSSTYGTYIKLEDYQESKDFIEKFNQKNEGFLAVNLHDETAIKNEVNTISQMLIFALAAVIILVFYINRSMLRLVLAKRVSIFGTIRSIGATKNFVNRLFLYENIIYGILGGGIGTLIGILIRQPVARMFNSYGSENMINNTVNFKYIIYSLFFTVLLQITISYFEIIKINKNNIKELIFNKISTAFHEKKLVPILGGGLLLLSFLLYKLNTNYNLLLGIISFLLAIAGSIGIIPTVSKIISQFLVKINNKLSISTAELAGKNTKNSKSANISIKLITIVLSIMMIIAIIGFSISSVFKDVKETFNGDIQLTNIAYNKEYYEGLKEIKGVETLDFIYYKFFDLKLNNKENNLAILGFNEAKNGIKDISGKLGSISESEILVDEYYALRNEIEIGSIISLESEEFDKLEFKVAGFIDSSSFISSRNVVVISEEKYIKEITDVPIAIEIESNIDVKDLKHNLINKLIGTGIKIQTIEEFLNSNKEDIDTLLSLVILIIGMAAFIGILGVISNQLISFYQRKKEFAIYYSVAMSKKQIAKVFFYEIAYTFFIACIIGGGLGVWLSKILEQILFSIGEYINVKISFMEVSAIILGMFSLLLLSNLFMIRNILKLNVVEEIKCE; encoded by the coding sequence ATGAATATAATACTAAGACACATATCAAGAAATATATTAGAAAATAAATTTCGAAGTTTATTAATTATTTTTTCATTAATAATTTCTACCATAGTAATATATTTAAATTTTAATATTAAAGATGATTTAGTTTTACAGTATAAAGCAGTAATGGAAGGATCCTATAAAGAATATGATATTTTTATTACTAAGAATAATGTAAATAATCAAACTGATGCAATATATGATATGGATACTCTTGATCTTTCTGGTATGGGGGTTAAGGAATACTTTGGAGTTTCAAGAGTTCTAGGCCTTTACTCTTATAACAATTCCTTGATTAATGTTTATATGTATGGTACAGATATTGATTTATTAGAAAAAGAAAACTTAATTTCTATAGATCAAAATACTAATGAATATAAAGAAAAAGGTAATATAGTAATTAGTAAAAATGTGGCTGAATATTATAATCTAGATTTAAATGACAAGATTAAAATAAAAACAAATGATGAGGATATGGAATTAACTATTGCTGCAATAGCAGATATAAAGGGAATGTATTTACAAGAGAGCGGAAGGATAATGGCTTTTACCTCAAGAGAAACATTAGGGGAAATATATGATAGACCAAGTTCAACATATGGTACTTATATAAAATTAGAAGACTATCAAGAAAGTAAAGATTTTATAGAAAAATTTAATCAAAAAAACGAAGGGTTTTTGGCTGTAAATTTACATGATGAAACAGCCATAAAAAATGAAGTTAATACTATAAGCCAAATGCTTATCTTTGCATTAGCAGCAGTAATAATATTGGTATTTTATATAAATAGAAGCATGTTAAGATTAGTTTTGGCTAAAAGAGTTTCTATTTTTGGAACAATTCGAAGTATTGGAGCAACAAAAAATTTTGTTAATAGGCTTTTCTTATATGAAAATATCATCTATGGAATTCTTGGCGGAGGTATAGGAACTTTAATAGGAATTTTAATTAGACAGCCTGTTGCGAGAATGTTTAACTCCTATGGTTCTGAAAACATGATAAATAATACAGTTAATTTTAAATATATAATTTATTCATTATTTTTTACTGTATTACTTCAAATTACTATTTCTTATTTTGAAATAATAAAAATAAATAAAAATAATATCAAGGAATTGATATTTAATAAAATAAGCACAGCTTTTCATGAGAAAAAACTAGTTCCTATATTAGGTGGGGGGTTATTATTACTATCATTTTTATTATATAAATTAAATACTAATTATAATCTATTATTAGGAATAATTTCATTTTTGCTTGCAATAGCAGGTTCTATAGGAATTATACCTACAGTGTCTAAAATCATATCTCAATTTTTAGTAAAGATAAATAATAAATTATCAATTTCTACTGCTGAATTAGCAGGAAAAAATACCAAAAACAGTAAATCAGCCAATATAAGTATAAAATTAATAACAATAGTTTTATCTATTATGATGATAATAGCTATAATAGGATTTTCAATAAGTTCAGTATTTAAAGATGTAAAAGAAACCTTTAATGGGGATATTCAATTGACAAATATTGCATACAATAAAGAATATTATGAAGGTTTAAAAGAGATAAAGGGTGTAGAAACTTTAGATTTTATATATTATAAATTTTTTGATCTAAAACTAAACAATAAAGAGAATAATTTAGCTATTTTAGGCTTCAACGAAGCTAAAAATGGTATAAAAGATATAAGTGGAAAGCTTGGTAGTATTTCAGAATCAGAAATTCTTGTGGATGAATACTATGCTTTAAGAAATGAAATAGAAATAGGCAGCATAATTTCTTTAGAAAGTGAAGAATTTGATAAATTAGAATTTAAAGTAGCAGGTTTTATTGATTCAAGTTCTTTTATTTCATCAAGAAATGTAGTGGTTATTTCAGAAGAAAAATATATAAAAGAAATAACTGATGTGCCAATAGCAATTGAAATTGAAAGCAATATAGATGTTAAGGATCTTAAGCATAATCTTATAAATAAACTAATAGGAACAGGGATAAAGATTCAAACAATAGAAGAATTTTTAAACAGTAATAAGGAAGATATAGATACATTATTATCATTAGTGATTTTGATTATTGGAATGGCAGCCTTTATAGGTATATTAGGGGTGATTAGTAATCAATTAATTAGCTTTTATCAAAGAAAAAAAGAGTTTGCAATATACTATTCTGTAGCAATGAGTAAAAAACAAATAGCAAAAGTATTTTTTTATGAAATAGCATATACCTTTTTTATTGCCTGCATAATTGGGGGAGGACTTGGTGTATGGCTTTCAAAAATACTTGAGCAAATACTATTTAGTATAGGTGAATATATTAATGTAAAAATATCTTTTATGGAAGTGTCAGCTATAATTTTAGGAATGTTTTCTCTTTTACTATTATCTAATTTATTCATGATAAGAAATATTCTTAAGTTAAATGTGGTTGAAGAAATAAAATGTGAATAA